A genomic window from Vitis riparia cultivar Riparia Gloire de Montpellier isolate 1030 chromosome 18, EGFV_Vit.rip_1.0, whole genome shotgun sequence includes:
- the LOC117907026 gene encoding F-box/kelch-repeat protein At5g43190 isoform X1, which translates to MAARAGKSQEMDPGIWCHLPVELLEHVLSFLPLKSFFNLLCTCKRFKSLIYSPSFLAKYSPSPSSSSSSSSPALSSFLLLSHPQFYRHRLPLYDSAIGNWRNLSLTCSILLPYAATTAITLLSAANGLLCFSLPNSSSFLVCNLLVGSSRVLQFPGYPFAFEMLTLVPAPNGYKIFMIASGSSSNNAWVYDSGVHSWREFQGFDPTLSDNCHQGVYCNGVLYFCTSEPFSIACFDLESGVWDRSVVELPGELTFVKLVSDGEGKLYLVGGIGRNGISKSMKLWELEGENWVLVESLPEFMCQKLVSVCYHNYEHVYCFWHQETICVCCYTWPEILYYKVARRTWHWLPKCPSLPDKWSCGFRWFSFVPELYAQV; encoded by the coding sequence ATGGCTGCGAGGGCGGGGAAGTCGCAGGAGATGGATCCCGGAATATGGTGCCACTTGCCGGTGGAGCTTCTGGAACATGTGCTATCTTTTCTCCCTCTCAAAAGCTTCTTCAATCTCCTTTGTACCTGCAAACGCTTCAAATCTTTAATTTACTCTCCTTCATTCCTGGCCAAGtattctccttctccttcttcttcttcttcttcttcttcacccgCTCTCTCATCTTTTCTCTTACTTTCTCATCCACAGTTCTACCGCCACCGACTCCCTCTCTATGACTCAGCCATTGGAAACTGGCGCAATTTATCTCTCACCTGCTCTATTCTCTTACCCTACGCCGCCACCACCGCGATCACGCTGCTCTCCGCCGCCAATGGACTCCTCTGCTTCTCTTTACCCAACTCATCTTCTTTCCTGGTCTGCAATCTCTTGGTAGGATCCTCCAGAGTCCTCCAATTCCCTGGATACCCTTTTGCTTTTGAAATGCTGACCTTGGTTCCTGCCCCGAATGGGTACAAGATCTTCATGATCGCTTCTGGGTCCTCTTCCAACAACGCTTGGGTGTATGATTCCGGGGTTCATTCATGGCGAGAATTCCAGGGTTTCGATCCGACTTTGAGCGACAATTGTCATCAAGGAGTTTACTGTAATGGGGTTCTGTATTTTTGTACGTCTGAGCCGTTTTCCATAGCGTGTTTTGATTTGGAGAGTGGGGTGTGGGACAGATCGGTTGTGGAGTTGCCGGGGGAGCTGACGTTTGTGAAATTAGTGAGCGATGGAGAAGGGAAGCTGTATTTGGTTGGTGGGATTGGGAGGAATGGGATTTCCAAAAGTATGAAATTGTGGGAATTGGAAGGAGAGAATTGGGTGCTGGTGGAGAGTCTGCCGGAATTCATGTGCCAAAAATTGGTTTCCGTGTGTTATCACAATTACGAGCATGTGTATTGCTTTTGGCACCAGGAGACGATCTGCGTATGCTGCTATACTTGGCCCGAGATTTTGTATTACAAGGTCGCTAGGAGGACTTGGCATTGGCTGCCTAAATGCCCTTCATTGCCTGACAAATGGAGCTGTGGTTTCAGGTGGTTTTCTTTTGTTCCAGAATTATATGCTCAAGTTTGA
- the LOC117907026 gene encoding F-box/kelch-repeat protein At5g43190 isoform X2: protein MVPLAGGASGTCAIFSPSQKLLQSPLYLQTLQIFNLLSFIPGQFYRHRLPLYDSAIGNWRNLSLTCSILLPYAATTAITLLSAANGLLCFSLPNSSSFLVCNLLVGSSRVLQFPGYPFAFEMLTLVPAPNGYKIFMIASGSSSNNAWVYDSGVHSWREFQGFDPTLSDNCHQGVYCNGVLYFCTSEPFSIACFDLESGVWDRSVVELPGELTFVKLVSDGEGKLYLVGGIGRNGISKSMKLWELEGENWVLVESLPEFMCQKLVSVCYHNYEHVYCFWHQETICVCCYTWPEILYYKVARRTWHWLPKCPSLPDKWSCGFRWFSFVPELYAQV, encoded by the exons ATGGTGCCACTTGCCGGTGGAGCTTCTGGAACATGTGCTATCTTTTCTCCCTCTCAAAAGCTTCTTCAATCTCCTTTGTACCTGCAAACGCTTCAAATCTTTAATTTACTCTCCTTCATTCCTGGCCAA TTCTACCGCCACCGACTCCCTCTCTATGACTCAGCCATTGGAAACTGGCGCAATTTATCTCTCACCTGCTCTATTCTCTTACCCTACGCCGCCACCACCGCGATCACGCTGCTCTCCGCCGCCAATGGACTCCTCTGCTTCTCTTTACCCAACTCATCTTCTTTCCTGGTCTGCAATCTCTTGGTAGGATCCTCCAGAGTCCTCCAATTCCCTGGATACCCTTTTGCTTTTGAAATGCTGACCTTGGTTCCTGCCCCGAATGGGTACAAGATCTTCATGATCGCTTCTGGGTCCTCTTCCAACAACGCTTGGGTGTATGATTCCGGGGTTCATTCATGGCGAGAATTCCAGGGTTTCGATCCGACTTTGAGCGACAATTGTCATCAAGGAGTTTACTGTAATGGGGTTCTGTATTTTTGTACGTCTGAGCCGTTTTCCATAGCGTGTTTTGATTTGGAGAGTGGGGTGTGGGACAGATCGGTTGTGGAGTTGCCGGGGGAGCTGACGTTTGTGAAATTAGTGAGCGATGGAGAAGGGAAGCTGTATTTGGTTGGTGGGATTGGGAGGAATGGGATTTCCAAAAGTATGAAATTGTGGGAATTGGAAGGAGAGAATTGGGTGCTGGTGGAGAGTCTGCCGGAATTCATGTGCCAAAAATTGGTTTCCGTGTGTTATCACAATTACGAGCATGTGTATTGCTTTTGGCACCAGGAGACGATCTGCGTATGCTGCTATACTTGGCCCGAGATTTTGTATTACAAGGTCGCTAGGAGGACTTGGCATTGGCTGCCTAAATGCCCTTCATTGCCTGACAAATGGAGCTGTGGTTTCAGGTGGTTTTCTTTTGTTCCAGAATTATATGCTCAAGTTTGA